Part of the Polaribacter sp. Hel1_33_78 genome is shown below.
TTTTGGCAGTATTTTATGTCATTTATCTGTAAAAGCAACAAAAAAAATGGATAAACTAAAAGTTGGGGAAATCGTTATTGTTAAAGGGATTTGTACAGGCTATTTAATGGATGTTATTTTAGTAAAGTCAGAAATTACAAATTAATTATAAAAGTCAGAAATTATGAAACTACTTTATACAATTTTGTGCTGCTCATTCTTTGTAGCAGTAACCAACAGTCAAGACCGATATTTAACAAAAAATGGTGCTATTAACTTTTATTCTAAAGCACCAATGGAAGATATCACAGCAGATAATAATCAAGTATTAAGTATTATTGATGCCTCAAAAGGTAAAATGGCAATTCAAATACTAATGAAATCATTCTTATTTGAAAAAGCGTTAATGCAAGAACACTTTAATGAGAATTATGTGGAGTCGGATACATATCCAAAAGCCACTTTTAAAGGGACTATTTTAAATTTTGATACTATTAATGCAACTGCAAGTAAGCAGCAAGTAAAAGGGATGTTAACCATTCATGGGGTTACTAAGGAAATTACAATTGATGCTAATTTCACAAAAACAGATGCATTGATTTTAGTAGATGGCAATTTTATTATTGAAGTTGATGATTTTAACATACAAATTCCCGCAGTAGTTGCTAAAAATATTGCTAAAAAAATAAAAGTGAGTTTCGACTTTAATCATAAACCTTACAAGAAGTAGACCAATCATTATGAAAAAATTATTCGCTATTTTTCTAATTTCGATAAGTATATCAGCATACAGTCAAGACGATTTGTTAGATATTTTAAATGAGGAAACTCCAGAAAATGTCACTGAAGATATTGTGACAGCAACGTTTAAAGGGACAAGAATTTTAAACGGACATTCCATACAAAACAGGAAGGATAAAGAGTTAGAATTTATAATTTCGCATAGATTTGGAGCCATTAATTTAGGATTCGATGAACTTTTTGGGTTAGATCAATCTAATATTCGTTTTGCATTAGAATATGGGGTAACTGATAATTTAACCATGGGTTTAGGAAGAAGTAGTTTTGAAAAAACTTTTGATTCTTTTTTTAAATATAGTTTGGTAAAACAAAGAAAAGGAGCAAATTATTTCCCTTTAGCTATCTCACTTTTTGGAAGTATTGCAGCAAAAACACAAGATGAACAATTTCCTCTGATAAAAAGAACTTTTTCTGAAAACCTATCCTATGTAGGTCAAGTTTTAATTGCAAGAAAGTTCAACTCCTCTTTTTCAATGCAATTAACACCAACGTTTATTCATAGAAATACGGTTAGAGTGGAAGAAGATCCACATAGCATTTTTGCATTGGGTTTTGGAAGTCGAATAAAACTGAGCAAACGAGTTTCATTGAATAGTGAATATTACCTTGCATTTGATGAATCTACATCTATAAATGCTAAAAATTCTTTGGCTTTTGGTGTAGATATTGAAACTGGAGGACATGTTTTTCAGTTAATTTTATCAAACGCAATTACCATGATCGAAAAAAGTTTTATTGCCGAAAACACTGGAGATTTCTTCGGAGGAGATATTCACTTTGGTTTCAATATTTCAAGAACCTTTTAATTTTTTAAATTTCATTTTGAAGAATGAATGATTGAGATTTTTTTTCATAATTTAAAATCCTTTATTTTTAAATTATGAAAAGTAAAAGTCTTTATGATCTATTCCTTTTCCAAAAGAGTGATTTTTGAATTACTATTTTTGAATAAATGTAAATATGTTTCAACTTTAAAAACTGAACTACTAAAACGAGAAGTTCTATTTCTACTTTCTTCTTGCCTTTTTATACTTCTTGCAAACCGTCTAATTTCGTCTTTTGTAGTTAAAATAATACCAGGGATTAAAGTACTTTTTCCATGATCATCTTTTGCAACCATCGTAAAATAAGAAGAATTACAATGCTTTTTTTCACCAGTTCTAATATTTTCAGATTCTACTCTTAAGCCTACAACCATTGAAGTTCTTCCTGAATAATTGATAGATGCTTTTAGGGTAACTAATTCACCCACTTCAATTGGGTGTAAAAAATCAACTTTATTTACAGAAGCTGTTACACAATAATTTCCAGAATGTTTGGAAGCGCATGCAAAGGCAATTTGATCCATTAAATTTAAAATATGACCTCCATGTATTTTTCCGCTAAAATTAGAATGTGATGGTAACATTAACTGTGTAATTATAACTTGAGATTCATTAATGTGCTTAAATTGCTTTTTTGTTTCAGACATACTTCAAAAATACAATTCTTTTTTTTTGGATGAGTTTAAAAATTTACTAGAAAGGAATAATTTTCAAGTAAAATTATTCCTTTTTAAAAGTCATTATTTCGCTTTTACCGTTATTTTATTGCAAGAAAGTATGGATGTTATTTTATTTGTTTTGAAATTGATAGATTATTTTATTAAATTCACAAAACTATTAAAAACTTATAAAATATTACCATTATGAAAACAACATTACTTTTATTTTTTACTTTTATTTCTTTTGGGCTGTCTGCTCAAACAACACACAATTTAGGTTGGTCATTCAATAGTGCTAATCAAGAAATCACCATTGATGTTGGTGATACTGTAGTTTGGACTTGGGAAGGCTCTGGAACTCATAATTTACTTAAATTAACTGGGCCAGAAACTGGATTTGGTATTGATGCGGTGAGATATGCTGCAGGGCATTCATATTCTTATACATTTACTACAGCAGGTGTTAATACTTACGAATGTGCTCCTCATCCTGCCAGTATGTTCGGTAAAGTAACAGTAACAGGAGCTACAGCTGGAATTAGTGATAGCCAATTATTAAATTTTAGTATGTATCCAAATCCAGTTTCAGATCAGTTAATTATTCAATTACCAACTGGTTCAGAAAAAGCGGAGGTTGGTGTTTTTGACTACACAGGAAGATTAGTGAAATCGAAAACGATCACATCAAATAATAATAGTATAAATGTTCAGAAATTATCAAATGGAATCTATATGATTAGAGTGTCTTCTAATGCTAAAATTGGAGCACAACAATTTATTAAAAATTAAATATTTTTTTACAAAATTAAAAAGCCGATTGTGAAAACAATCGGTTTTTTTTATGCCTTTTTTAAGTTAAGTTTGTAGTCAGATATTTTCCAAGCAAAAAAACATGAATTATATACTTTTTGATGGTAGTGTTAGAAATTCACTACTACCTTTTACTTATACCAAACCTGTAGCAGATATTCGTATTGGAATTTTAACCATTAGAGAAAAATGGGAAAAATATTTAAGCCTAACAACCACAACAGTAACAGAAGAATATTTAGAGGAAAAATATCCAATGGTGGAATTGGAACAGAATGTTTTAATAAATGCTTCCTTTTGTCCAACAAAAAGTTTGGTTGAAAAAGTGAAAAACTTATCAAAAAATGAGGCCATTTTTAAAGGTGAAGATGTCATTGCTTTTTTTACATCTGATTCTCAAGAAGAAGTAAATTTTGATGACTATACTCAAATTGAGTTTGATGAAGACATTCTTCAAATAAAAAATACTTGGGATATTTTTTCATTAAATGACAAAGCGATTCAAGAAGATTTTGAATTGATTACAGAAGGAAGAACTTCAGAGCCAATTCCGGCAGGTGTTCAATACATAAATAAAGAAAACATATTTATTGAAGAAGGAGCAAAGCTTACATTTGCTTTTTTAAATGCAACTGATGGACCGATTTACGTCGGTAAAGATGCAGAAATTATGGAAGGTTGTGTTGTACGAGGAGCTTTAGCAATGTGCGAACATTCTGTATTAAAATTAGGAACAAAAATTTATGGAGCTACCACTTTAGGACCTTATTGTAAAGTAGGAGGTGAGGTAAATAATTCAGTTCTAATGGGATATTCTAGCAAGGGGCATGATGGTTTTTTAGGGAATTCTGTTCTGGGAGAATGGTGTAATTTAGGCGCAGATACAAACAATTCGAATCTTAAAAATAATTATGCAGAAGTAAAATTATGGAATTATGAAACCGGCCGTTTTGCAAAAACAGGATTACAATTTTGTGGATTAATGATGGGTGATCATTCTAAATGTGGCATTAATACAATGTTCAATACAGGGACTGTAATAGGGGTTTCTGTCAATATTTTTGGCCCTGGATTTCCTAGAAATTTTGTACCATCTTTCAGTTGGGGAGGCGCGTCAGGGTTTACAGAGTATAAAACCAATAAAGTTTTTGAAGTTGCAGATGTTGTTATGAAACGAAGAAATTTAGTTTTTGATGCTATAGAGGAACGAATTTTAAAGCACGTTTTTGAGGAAACTAAACAGTATAGAAATTATTAAAAAGTATTTAAATTTTATTTACATAAAGTAACTTCAACATCTATACCGCTAAAAATAGCTACTCCAGTCAATTCTTCTACGAATTGATCATCTGTTAAATCATTAATACTAACACCCGGGTTTGCAGCTGCAATATCTAATTTAATGCCTTTCCTGTGGTGTCCCCAACCATGAGGAATGCTAATTACACTTTCGCAAATTTCATCATTTACATCTGCCGTAATTCTTACAGAACCAACTCTAGAAGTTATTTCTACTAAATCTCCGCTAGTAATGTTTCTTTTCATGGCATCATTTGGATGAATTATGAGATTACAAATATTAGACCCCTTCATTAAACTTTTACTATTATGCATCCAGCTATTATTACTTCTAAGGTTTCTTCTTCCTATTAAGCTTAAAGTATTTGATATGGTTTTTTTACTTTTTAATAATTTATTAATTTCGTGAATATAGATATCGGATAAAAGTCTAATTTTTTTATTTTCGAATAATAAAACATCTTCTATTCTAGGTTTTAAAGAACCTAAATCTATGCCATTAGGATGTTGTTTAAGTTTTTCTAAATCTAAATTATAACAGCCTTTTTTTAGGCCACTATCTAATAAATAGTTTAAAGTTAAATTTTTAAACATTCCTATTTGCTGAAGTGTTTGGTCTGTCTTTTTGTGCTTTTTTAGTAGTGAAATGGTTAATCTTTTAAAAATATCAAAATCATACAAAGCATCTTTAGATTTTGCTATAATGGGTTCGCTATATTTTGTAGTATTCCTTATGGCTAAATTGTTAAAAATATAATCATAATGTGAAACTTCTAATGCTGTTGCTGGAGGTAAAATATAGTCAGCATTTTTTGTGGTTTCATTTAAATAGATATCCACGGAAACCATAAAATCTAAACTATCGATAGCTTTTTCTAATTGTTTTCCATTAGGTGTCGATAAAACAGGATTACCACAAACCGTAATAAGTGCATTAATTTTAGATTCTTTTTTATTGAAAATTTCTTCAGCTAAAGTACTCACGGGCAATTCACCGTTAAATTCAGGTAATTTTCTAACGGTAGATTGCCATCTATTAAATTTTAAAACTGGTTTTTTGGTATTTACAACTCTAATTGCAGGTTTCGGGAACATTATGCCTCCAGGTGTATCAAAATTACCACTTAAAATGTTTAATATATTTATTGCCCAAATACTTAAAGACCCATATTCTACAGTACTTAAACCTAACCTTCCGTATATCGAAGCAGATTTCGCGTTGATAAAATCTTTAGTAATTAAAGATATTGTTTCATTTTTAATACCTGTTTTTGCTGCAACATAATCTAAATCTAAATTTTGTAACAAAGCTTTTAACACGCTTAATTCTTTGGTTGAAACATAGTTTTCTAGATGATTTAATGTAATCAGTTTCTCATCTAAAATTATTTTAATCATTGCTAATAATAGCCAAATATCTGATGCTGGTTTTATAAAATGATGTTCACTGGCTTTTTTTGCGGTTTCACTAAAACGAGGGTCAATAACTACTACTTTTCCTTTTAGCTTAATATCTTTTATTAATTTTCTTGCATTTGGTGCAGTCATCATACTTCCATTAGAAACCATTGGATTTCCGCCTAAAATTAGCCAATGATGCGTTCTGTGTAAATCTGGTACTGGTAATAAATTTGAATGCCCAAACATAGTTGCAGCTGCTAAATGATGTGCTAGTTGATCTGCAGAGGTTGCAGAAAATACATTTTTTGATTTTATAGTTTTGTAAAATAGAGGAGCACCAAGAATAGTTCCTAAATTATGTACTGAAGGATTTCCACTGTAGATTGCGATAGCATTTTTACCATGCTGTTCTTGAATTTGATGTAATTTTTCTGAAACCTCATTAATTGCTTGATCCCATGAAATTTCAATCCAATTTTTACCTACCTTTTTTAAGGGTTTCTTTAATCTATTAGGGTCTTCGTGAATATCTTTTAAACCTATGGCTTTTGGGCAAATATGACCTTTGCTAAATGGGTCTTTTTTATCACCAGATATTTTTTTAATTTTGTTTTTTTTAAGTATGATTTCTACACCACACATTGCTTCACAAAGATGACAAGTTCTATATTTTGTAATTTCAGACATACCCTAAATTTAAGGTAAATAAATCACAAAAAAAGACAGCCAAAATAAATTTATTTTAGCTGTCTTTTTTTTAAGAAAGAAATTCTATTAATTTCTTTCAATTACGTCACCAGAACCCACAGATTTACTATCCACATCTTTAGGGTTTCCTTTGTAATAAATATTTCCAGAACCCACTACTTTTGCTTTAATTTTAGTTTTAACGGTAGCTTTTATACTTCCAGATCCCGCAATATTTGCATTTAGAATATCAGTATTTAGTTCATAGGCCTCTATACTTCCAGATCCCGCAATTGAACATGTAAATTCATTAGATTTTCCAAATAATTTAATGTTTCCAGAACCACCAATTGATGATTTCATTTCATCAGTATCAACATGTAAAGTAATGTTTCCAGAGCCGCCTAAAGAAACTGCTAAATCCTGGTTTTTTATGATGCCTTGATTTGTGATGTTTCCAGAACCACCCAAAGAAATTTTGTCTAAACTTTCATAAGTAACCGTAATCGTTAACTTTTTGGTAGTTCTTACATTTATGTTTTTTTCATATTTTATTTTTAAAGTATTATTTTTTACTTCAGTTATTATGTGAGGGATAATGTTTTCTTCACCTTCAATAGTTATTTTACCTTCTTTTCCTTTTACAAGAATTATGTCAAAAGAACCACCAACAGAAAGCCCATCATAACCTGAAGTAGTTCTGTTTAAAGTAACAATATTTCCATTTCCTTTAATTTTTTTACTATTTCCCCACCAATCTTGTGCATTGATAGATACAGTAATTGTTAGGAGTAGTAATGTAAGTGTAGTTTTTTTAAACATAATTTATATTTTTAAGTTGTCTTGGTTTGTTAATTTTCTTTGATGGAAACGCCACCATATTGAGAGTTAATTTTTATACTAGAATCCGAATTTCCTTTTCCGAATTTTCCTTCATAATATTTTTTAGATGATTTAGAAATTTTTTTGTAAAATTCTATGTTGTCCTCATTTCTTTTAAAACTAGCATATTGTAAATTTAATTCAAAGTTGAACACCGCATCTTGGTCTACATTAATTCTAATGCCTGCGTATTCTCCATCAATATTTACGCTTTCAAAATCTTTTACCAAACGTTTTACAGAAATAGCGCCATAATCAGTGTCAACTTTTAAATTCTTTCTAATAGTTCCAAAACGCATACTAACGTAATCTGATTTTCCATTTACATTCAATGCTTCATCAATGGTAATTGAACCGTAATCAGCATTAAAATCAATATCCTCAATTTTTTCAAATTTTAAAGCAGAGTAATCTGCATTTACTTTTAAAGTTCCTGAATTTTCAATAGTAATTTTAGAGTAATCTAGATCAAGATTACCACTTTTCATAAAAACTACATTAGATGCTGAGCAATAATCTAAATTAATACTATTATTTTCTGCTGATAATTCACCGATAGAAATTTTCCCATAATCGCAGTTAATGTTTGCTGTTCCAGATAAATCACTTAAAAAAATACTACCATAATCATTATCTAAATCGGCATCATTGGTTTTAGGCATTTTTATTATGTAGTTGATTTGAAAATTTAAATTGTTATTTTTTTTCCAAAAAGACCACCTGTTTTTTTCTTTTTCAAATTTTGTAATTGCAGACACAAAATTAAGAGATGATTCAAACTCCACGTCAATACGTTCAAGCTTTTCTTTAACGCTATCTACATCATCTCCTTTTACGGTAATAGTAACTTCAATTTCTACTCGCTTTTTATCCCAAGTTGTAATGTTTAAATTTCCATAACTATTCTTAATATTGAGTTTAGCATCAGTACTTACTTTAAATTCTTTTTTAATTATTCTACTTTTTTCATGTTTTTTGTCATCAACATGGGCCGACGCAATTAACGGAATAAGCAAGAATAGAAGTACAGTTTTATAGATAGATTTCATTGTTTAAGGTTTTAGTATTTTTAATTTGCTCTATTCGGTTCAGTACATTTTCTAAAATTTCTAAACGTTTTTGATAGTTCTTTATCATCGCATTTATAATTAGTTTAGAGTTACTGCTATTATTTAATTCTGTCATAAAGCTTTTATAATCGTCTTCAAGTTCTTCTAATTGTTCTAAAGCTTCTTCAATAACTGATTCTGTCTCTAGGTTTCTGTTTTTTTCAATAGTTTTTAATTCTTGATGGATTGTAGAAACAAAATAGTTTTGAACTTCTTCCATTTTAGGTGATACATCTGCCAGATCTAACTGTTGTTTTTGATAATTGTTTCCCATCCAAAAGCCAAAAACTAAAACAACCGAAGCTGCTATGGATAACCATTTCCAAGTAGGTTTTTTATGATTTTGTGCAGGTTTGTTTAATCTTTTTTCAAAGCGCTTTTCATGCCCTAATTTTGGCTCATGAAAATCAAAATCATTTTCAGAAAAAAAATCATGTAATTTATCTTCCATACGCTTGAGTTTTTATGCTTTCTGTAAGTAATATTTGCTTCAATTTTTTCTTTGCTCTAGAAACGGTAGTTCTCACGTTCTCATTTGTATAATTTAAAATTTGTGCGATTTCTTCATAATCATAACCTTCAATTAAATTAAGGGTGAGTACTAATCTATAATTATCTTTTAAGCTTTGTAAGGTATTTAAAACATTTTTAGGATTTAAGCCTTTATAATCGATTACTTCATCTGTAATTTTATCATTGGTAATAACTTCCATTTTTACTTCTTGATACCGATTGTTTTTTTTTAACTGTGTTAAACTTTTATTAATCACAATTCGTTTTAACCAGGCACCGAAAGTTACTTCACCTTTAAATGTATGCAATTTTGTAAAAGCCGTTAAAAAAGCTTCTTGCATAATGTCTTCAGCTTCAAAATTATCTTTTAAAATTCTATGTGCAGTATTATACATTGCTTGATAGTAAGCTTTATATAAATCTAACTGCGCATTTTTATCCGATTTTTTGCAGCGTTTTATAAGGTTGGTTATATGTGGTTGACTAGTTTCCAATAAAACGTTTCTATATGAAAGACTAAACTGTTTATGCGTTGTGACAGTTTTGTGAAAATAAAAATAGTCTTTTTAAAGAGAAAGTGATTAATTCAATATTTTAAAGACTTTCCAGTATGGAGTTGACATTATTTTTATCTTCTATTTTAAGCAAACTCCATTGCAAGTCATAGCAAATTGTTTCTCCAATTTTTAATTTCTTTTCAGGACTCAAACATTCTAATTCGCTAAATAAATGATTTCCAAATATGGTTACAGAAGTTCCTCCATCTGGATATGAGTTTTTATCATCAAAATTAAATTTTTCTATAAATAAAGTTTTGTGTAAATACCCAGCAATCCAATTCTTAGAATCTGCACCTACTTTTTGAGGTAAATTGTCAGATGATTTTAATTTTAAAATAGCACTATTTAGGGCTGCGTTTATATGAGCATTATTCTTTGCATCTGGCCACTTAGGTATTAAAAAACCGTTTTCAAATATACTTTTTTTATTGATGGGTAAGTAGCTAGTATTCGGTGTTTTAATTTTAGATAAACTCCAAATAGTTAGTGGAATTTCTTCAATAACTTTATTTTTAGCAGCAGTTTTTTTTGTCAATTTTTGTTGAATTTTAACTTTTGTTCCATTTTCTGACATTGTAATAATTCTTTCTAATTGTATCCCTAGTAATTCACTCAAAGGACTCTTTAGAATAACGCCGTTTTTTAAGAAAGTAACCTCATAAGAACTCGCATTTAGAAATGGATCTGGTACGTGTCTGCTGCCAGTTAAAATATTAAAATATTCTTCAGAGCATGGTAAAACTCTATTGCCACCAAGATTTGGAGCTTGGTTCGTATTGTTTTCTTGAAAGTAATTTCCAGCATTAAATTTAATACCTTCAAGTTGCTCATTTTCATAAAACATATTTGTTCCGTCTAAGAAACCATAGTGCATAATTCTACCAATTTCTGGTACTACTAAAATTTTAATAGTTGAATTTGAAATTTCTATTGTTTCTTTCCAGCCTTTATATGATATATTCTTTATTTTTATCTTAGACATATCTTTTGTTTTAGTTGCAAAAATGATAAAAAAAAATGAAGTAATTAAATTCTATTTACCAATGGCACAACAATTGTCTTATTTAAATGAGATAATGAAGGGTTTAATTTTAAACAATTGGTTATCAATTAATTATAATTAAAATAGTGATATTGGTTTTTATTGATTCAATAAATCAATGTCACAATGACAGATATACAGAAAATGAGCAAAACAAAGATTATAAAGTTAGACAGTTTGTCGTTTCAAAACATCATGAACGAAGATGCTGAATTAATCCCATTAATGACGCCAGAAGATGAAGAAATCATCAATAAAGAGAGCGTTCCTGCAATGTTGCCAATTCTTCCGTTAAGAAATACCGTTCTATTTCCAGGAGTTGTAATTCCTATTACGGCCGGAAGGGATAAATCCATTCAATTAATTAAAGATGCCAATAAAGGTGATAAAATAATTGGAGTAGTAGCACAAAAAAATGAAGAAGAAGAAGACCCTGGTTTAAAAGATATACATACAACGGGTGTTGTGGCACAAATTTTACGTGTGTTAAAAATGCCTGATGGAAATACAACTGTTATCATTCAGGGAAAAAAACGTTTTGAAATTGATCAAATTATTCAGGATGAACCTTATTTAAAGGCAACTGTAAAAGAAGCTGTAGATGATAGAAGTATTGAAGACAAAAAAGAGTTCGATGCAATTATAGATTCTATTAAAGAACAAGCTTTAGAGGTTATTAAGGAAAACCCAATGTTACCTTCAGAAGCTTCATTCGCGATTAAAAATATTCAATCCAATTCGTTTTTAGTCAATTTTATTGCTTCTAACATGGATTTAAGTGTAATGCATAAACAAGTAATTTTAGAAAAAGACAATCTAAAAGAACGAGCTTTATTAACACTCAAAAACTTAAACAAAGAGCTACAGAAATTACAATTACGTAATGACATTCAATCTAAAACACGTGAAGATTTAGATCAACAACAACGTGAATATTATTTAAATCAGCAGTTAAAAACGATTCAAGAAGAATTAGGAGGCGTTTCTAATGATGAAGAATTGGAAGAAATGCGCAAGCAGGCCAAAAAGAAAAAGTGGACTAAAGAAGTAGGAGAGACCTTTGATAAAGAACTGGCTCGTTTGCGAAGAATGAATCCACAAGCTGCAGAATATGGTGTGCAAAGAAGCTATTTAGAATTATTATTAGAATTACCTTGGGGCATTTATTCTGAAGACAAATTCGATTTGAAGCATGCTACCAAAGTTTTAGATCGAGATCACTTTGGTTTAGAAAAAGTAAAAGAAAGAATTATAGAACACTTAGCTGTTTTAAAATTAAGAGGTGATATGAAATCACCTATTATCTGTTTATATGGCCCTCCAGGAGTTGGTAAAACTTCTTTGGGGAAATCTGTTGCGGAAGCTTTAGGGCGCAAATATGTTAGAATGTCTTTAGGTGGTTTACGTGATGAAGCAGAAATTAGAGGACATAGAAAAACTTATATTGGCGCAATGCCGGGTCGTTTAATTCAGAATTTAAAAAAATCAGGAACTTCAAACCCTGTTTTTGTGTTAGACGAAATAGATAAATTAGGTCAAAGTCACCAAGGCGATCCATCTTCAGCGATGCTAGAAGTATTAGATCCTGAGCAAAATGAGGCTTTTTATGACAATTATTTGGAAGTTGGTTATGATTTATCGAAAGTACTTTTTATTGCTACAGCAAATAATTTAGGTCAAATTCCTTGGGCTTTGCGTGATAGAATGGAAATTATAAATGTTTCTGGTTATACAATTGAGGAAAAAATAGAAATCGCCAAAAGACATTTATTACCAAAACAATTAAAAGAACACGGTTTAACAACTAAAGATATTAAGTTAGGAAAAAAACAAATTGAACAAATTGTTGAAGGTTACACGCGTGAGTCAGGAGTTCGTGGTTTAGAAAAGAAGATTGCAAAAGTGGTTCGTTTTGCAGCTAAATCTATCGCACTAGAGGAAGAATATGATATCGCTGTATCTTCAGAAAAAATAGAAGATATTTTAGGAACCCCAAGAAATAGAGATAAATTTGAAAATAATGATGTTGCTGGTGTAGTTACAGGTTTAGCATGGACGCAGGTTGGAGGTGATATTTTATTTATAGAATCTATTTTATCAAAAGGAAAAGGAACACTTTCTATTACAGGTAATTTAGGAACTGTAATGAAAGAATCGGCAACAATTGCATTACAATATATAAAATCCAATGCGGAAGAATTTGGTATTAAACCAGAAATTTTAGAAAAGTACAATGTCCATATTCACGTTCCTGAGGGAGCAACACCAAAAGATGGGCCTAGTGCAGGTATCACCATGTTAACCTCTTTAGTCTCCTCTTATACACAACGTAAAATTAAGAATAAATTAGCCATGACTGGCGAAATTACCTTGCGTGGAAAAGTATTACCTGTTGGCGGAATTAAAGAAAAAATATTAGCTGCTAAAAGAGCAAATATTAAGGAAATTATTTTGTGCAAGGACAATGAAAAAGATATTTTAGAAATAAAAGAGAGCTATTTAAAGGGCTTAACTTTTCATTATGTAACCGACATGAAAGAGGTCATAGAATTGGCGCTCACAAAACAAAAAGTAAAAAACGCTAAGAAATTAGTCTAAATTTAAAAGCCTCCTAATTGGAGGCTTTTTTTATTTTAATAAAAAAGTGTGGAAAATTTATTTAAAAAAATCTTTAGATTTTTCCCAGTAAACATCCATCTCAGTTAAGGTCAAGTCCGAAAGTTGTGTACCATCATCCTTGGCAGCTTGTTCTAAATATTGAAAACGATTTATAAATTTTTTGTTCGTTTTTTCTAGAGCATTTTCAGGATTTACGCCAATAAATCGAGCGTAATTAATCATGGAAAACAAGACATCTCCAAATTCTTTTTCAATGTCTTCTTTATTTTCCTTCTTTATTTCTTCATTTAGTTCAGAGAGTTCTTCTTGTACTTTTTCCCAAACTTGTTCTGGTTTTTCCCAATCAAATCCAACACCTGCAACTTTATCTTGTATTCTATTCGCTTTTACAATGGCGGGTAGACCTTTAGGAACGCCTTCTAAAACAGAGTTTTTACCTTCCTTTAGCTTTAATTGTTCCCAATTACGTTTTACATCTTCCTCATTCTCCACTTTTACATCCCCATAAATGTGAGGATGTCTATGAATTAATTTATCAGAAATAGAGTTAGCAACATCCCCAATATCAAAAGCATTTTTTTCACTTCCAATTTTTGCGTAAAAAACAATGTGCAAGAGAACATCTCCTAATTCTTTTTTAATTTCTTGCAAATCATTATCAAGAATAGCATCAGCCAATTCATACGTCTCTTCTATTGTTAAATGAC
Proteins encoded:
- the mazG gene encoding nucleoside triphosphate pyrophosphohydrolase → MNTRKDQLAAFNRLLDIMDELREKCPWDKKQTLESLRHLTIEETYELADAILDNDLQEIKKELGDVLLHIVFYAKIGSEKNAFDIGDVANSISDKLIHRHPHIYGDVKVENEEDVKRNWEQLKLKEGKNSVLEGVPKGLPAIVKANRIQDKVAGVGFDWEKPEQVWEKVQEELSELNEEIKKENKEDIEKEFGDVLFSMINYARFIGVNPENALEKTNKKFINRFQYLEQAAKDDGTQLSDLTLTEMDVYWEKSKDFFK
- a CDS encoding head GIN domain-containing protein, which produces MFKKTTLTLLLLTITVSINAQDWWGNSKKIKGNGNIVTLNRTTSGYDGLSVGGSFDIILVKGKEGKITIEGEENIIPHIITEVKNNTLKIKYEKNINVRTTKKLTITVTYESLDKISLGGSGNITNQGIIKNQDLAVSLGGSGNITLHVDTDEMKSSIGGSGNIKLFGKSNEFTCSIAGSGSIEAYELNTDILNANIAGSGSIKATVKTKIKAKVVGSGNIYYKGNPKDVDSKSVGSGDVIERN
- the lon gene encoding endopeptidase La produces the protein MTDIQKMSKTKIIKLDSLSFQNIMNEDAELIPLMTPEDEEIINKESVPAMLPILPLRNTVLFPGVVIPITAGRDKSIQLIKDANKGDKIIGVVAQKNEEEEDPGLKDIHTTGVVAQILRVLKMPDGNTTVIIQGKKRFEIDQIIQDEPYLKATVKEAVDDRSIEDKKEFDAIIDSIKEQALEVIKENPMLPSEASFAIKNIQSNSFLVNFIASNMDLSVMHKQVILEKDNLKERALLTLKNLNKELQKLQLRNDIQSKTREDLDQQQREYYLNQQLKTIQEELGGVSNDEELEEMRKQAKKKKWTKEVGETFDKELARLRRMNPQAAEYGVQRSYLELLLELPWGIYSEDKFDLKHATKVLDRDHFGLEKVKERIIEHLAVLKLRGDMKSPIICLYGPPGVGKTSLGKSVAEALGRKYVRMSLGGLRDEAEIRGHRKTYIGAMPGRLIQNLKKSGTSNPVFVLDEIDKLGQSHQGDPSSAMLEVLDPEQNEAFYDNYLEVGYDLSKVLFIATANNLGQIPWALRDRMEIINVSGYTIEEKIEIAKRHLLPKQLKEHGLTTKDIKLGKKQIEQIVEGYTRESGVRGLEKKIAKVVRFAAKSIALEEEYDIAVSSEKIEDILGTPRNRDKFENNDVAGVVTGLAWTQVGGDILFIESILSKGKGTLSITGNLGTVMKESATIALQYIKSNAEEFGIKPEILEKYNVHIHVPEGATPKDGPSAGITMLTSLVSSYTQRKIKNKLAMTGEITLRGKVLPVGGIKEKILAAKRANIKEIILCKDNEKDILEIKESYLKGLTFHYVTDMKEVIELALTKQKVKNAKKLV
- a CDS encoding RNA polymerase sigma factor, producing METSQPHITNLIKRCKKSDKNAQLDLYKAYYQAMYNTAHRILKDNFEAEDIMQEAFLTAFTKLHTFKGEVTFGAWLKRIVINKSLTQLKKNNRYQEVKMEVITNDKITDEVIDYKGLNPKNVLNTLQSLKDNYRLVLTLNLIEGYDYEEIAQILNYTNENVRTTVSRAKKKLKQILLTESIKTQAYGR